A single genomic interval of Schistocerca americana isolate TAMUIC-IGC-003095 chromosome 2, iqSchAmer2.1, whole genome shotgun sequence harbors:
- the LOC124594546 gene encoding uncharacterized protein LOC124594546 codes for MGVCCTSEASSFRIISPELYAAWTVIGLAPTEGEAASETSSANTQCCQERKPVLRSAIWFLIIALITAVVSYFQEDWNVRERELATVAYMFQKWIGRAGMLLTYGTCATAGLQHLQSFMRALRFADKCLGKNERVNWKKTLGNIVVVTYYVVTSSILLVAQKDYRETYSRLSLVVVVFFKTMVTMQFVFLVLELWERFQSVNARIRELLPPLSVPELRAVLGHELGDVSPQADSGRLRQLREAYLVLMHAAETLQQHFGLPLALIIAGCVGGTTFFAYDVVSSGGKRHSPFEWSIMSGLWMVHHSLQLVAVSLACAATVDSAAYTGPLLLRASALCDWRGPELDAFMQLTLRGPRLQFSAAGLVVIDRRLLVSALAVVVTYLVILRQQ; via the coding sequence ATGGGGGTGTGCTGTACGAGTGAGGCCTCAAGTTTTCGTATCATTTCTCCAGAGTTATATGCAGCTTGGACTGTGATTGGATTGGCACCAACAGAAGGAGAAGCAGCATCTGAAACCTCTTCTGCTAATACACAGTGCTGCCAAGAAAGGAAGCCTGTACTACGTTCGGCAATCTGGTTCTTGATTATTGCGCTCATTACAGCAGTGGTGAGCTACTTCCAGGAAGACTGGAACGTCCGTGAACGGGAACTCGCCACGGTAGCATATATGTTTCAGAAGTGGATCGGAAGAGCAGGTATGCTACTTACATATGGGACATGCGCCACAGCTGGACTACAGCACCTCCAATCTTTCATGAGAGCCTTGAGATTCGCAGACAAATGTCTAGGTAAAAACGAGAGAGTGAATTGGAAGAAAACTTTGGGTAATATCGTCGTCGTGACCTACTATGTAGTGACGAGCAGCATACTTTTGGTAGCACAAAAGGATTATCGCGAAACGTATTCGAGGTTGAGTCTCGTTGTCGTCGTCTTTTTCAAGACGATGGTAACGATGCAGTTCGTCTTTCTGGTTCTGGAACTGTGGGAGAGGTTCCAGAGTGTTAATGCCAGGATACGTGAGTTGCTGCCACCGCTCAGTGTGCCCGAGCTTCGTGCTGTGCTTGGGCATGAGCTGGGGGACGTGTCACCTCAAGCCGACTCTGGTAGACTGCGCCAGCTGAGGGAGGCGTACCTGGTGCTGATGCACGCGGCGGAGACCCTTCAGCAGCACTTTGGCCTGCCGCTGGCCCTGATCATCGCCGGCTGTGTGGGCGGCACCACCTTCTTCGCCTACGATGTGGTCAGCTCAGGAGGGAAGCGGCATTCGCCCTTCGAGTGGTCCATCATGTCCGGTCTGTGGATGGTCCATCACTCGCTGCAGCTGGTGGCGGTGTCACTGGCGTGCGCAGCGACTGTGGACTCGGCAGCCTACACTGGGCCACTGCTGCTCAGGGCGTCCGCCCTCTGCGATTGGCGCGGTCCAGAACTGGATGCCTTCATGCAGCTCACCCTGCGAGGACCGCGACTGCAGTTCTCGGCTGCTGGACTGGTCGTCATAGACAGGcgcctgttggtgtctgcactggcCGTAGTCGTCACGTACCTTGTCATCCTTCGGCAACAGTGA